The Triticum dicoccoides isolate Atlit2015 ecotype Zavitan chromosome 6A, WEW_v2.0, whole genome shotgun sequence genome has a window encoding:
- the LOC119319585 gene encoding protein PYRICULARIA ORYZAE RESISTANCE 21-like — MGILVIAADLQCCRCKKKINDVLKCLQEDYCIEKIEYEHKANKVIVRGKFDAEKLRQKILCKACKVVQEIIIVDVWPPPRPTKTCLPEPETPKRACKFVPYPCPMPYPMQCYLNCSPQQCLCCPTPIPPPQEPKPCECSHWQSHHHGGCCCSSKPALPPPCNWLNHRGCTCSRQPNWPPPTCPPFFPPLCWIEECPRDPCSIM, encoded by the exons ATGGGTATACTGGTGATTGCGGCAGACCTGCAATGCTGCCGCTGCAAGAAGAAGATCAACGATGTCCTGAAGTGCCTCCAAG AGGATTACTGCATCGAGAAGATTGAGTACGAGCACAAGGCCAACAAGGTGATCGTCCGCGGCAAGTTTGACGCGGAGAAGCTCCGCCAGAAGATCTTGTGCAAGGCCTGCAAGGTCGTTCAGGAGATCATCATCGTCGACGTATGGCCGCCTCCTCGGCCAACAAAAACATGCCTGCCGGAGCCCGAGACGCCGAAACGAGCATGCAAGTTCGTGCCATACCCGTGTCCGATGCCGTACCCTATGCAGTGCTACTTGAACTGCTCTCCGCAGCAGTGTCTCTGCTGCCCTACCCCCATACCACCACCGCAGGAGCCAAAACCCTGCGAGTGCTCGCACTGGCAGTCACATCACCATGGCGGCTGCTGCTGCAGCAGCAAACCTGCGCTACCACCGCCATGCAACTGGTTAAACCACAGAGGCTGCACCTGCAGCAGGCAGCCAAACTGGCCGCCGCCCACTTGTCCTCCCTTCTTCCCTCCGCTATGCTGGATCGAGGAGTGCCCGCGGGACCCCTGCTCCATCATGTGA